In Marivivens aquimaris, one genomic interval encodes:
- a CDS encoding manganese/iron ABC transporter ATP-binding protein, whose product MKDVQQFATSDTSGGIAAEDVTVTYRNGHTALRSASFEVPRGTITALVGVNGAGKSTLFKAIMGFVPVAKGEIRLLGMSVKDALRKNLVAYVPQSEEVDWAFPVLVEDVVMMGRYGKMGFLRRPSKADHEAVNSALSRVNMLDFRHRQIGELSGGQKKRVFLARALAQDGQVILLDEPFTGVDVKTEEQIIKLLRELRDEGRVMLVSTHNLGTVPEFCDRTVLVKGTVLAYGPTETTFTRDNLEEAFGGVLRHFSISDALSKAAQ is encoded by the coding sequence ATGAAAGATGTTCAGCAATTTGCCACTTCGGACACCTCGGGCGGGATCGCTGCCGAGGATGTCACCGTGACCTACCGAAACGGTCACACGGCACTGCGCAGCGCCAGTTTCGAGGTGCCTCGCGGTACGATTACCGCGCTCGTCGGCGTGAACGGTGCGGGCAAGTCCACGCTGTTCAAGGCGATTATGGGCTTCGTGCCCGTCGCCAAGGGTGAAATCCGTCTGCTCGGCATGTCGGTGAAGGACGCGCTGCGCAAGAACCTCGTCGCCTATGTCCCGCAGAGCGAGGAGGTCGATTGGGCCTTCCCTGTGCTGGTCGAGGACGTTGTGATGATGGGCCGTTACGGCAAAATGGGTTTCCTGCGCCGTCCGTCCAAGGCCGACCACGAAGCCGTCAATTCGGCACTGTCGCGTGTGAACATGCTCGATTTTCGCCATCGTCAGATCGGTGAATTGTCGGGCGGCCAGAAGAAGCGCGTCTTCCTTGCCCGCGCGCTGGCGCAAGACGGTCAGGTGATCCTGCTGGACGAGCCATTCACGGGCGTCGATGTGAAGACCGAGGAACAGATCATCAAGCTCCTGCGCGAACTGCGCGACGAGGGCCGTGTGATGCTGGTGTCGACCCACAACCTCGGCACGGTGCCGGAGTTTTGCGATCGCACCGTGCTCGTCAAAGGCACCGTGCTGGCTTACGGGCCGACCGAGACGACCTTTACCCGCGATAATCTCGAAGAGGCGTTCGGCGGTGTGTTGCGTCATTTCTCGATCTCGGACGCTCTGTCGAAGGCCGCGCAATGA